A stretch of the Lolium perenne isolate Kyuss_39 chromosome 3, Kyuss_2.0, whole genome shotgun sequence genome encodes the following:
- the LOC127344886 gene encoding uncharacterized protein, whose translation MDHRKQQRSGGSAAKNGGGKGSGKAGGGGKKPIKVVYISNPMRVKTNAAGFRALVQQLTGRHADPSKYSADDEYAAAQAQQELSPEGSAVASTLDAVAPGPAAPPEFAAGAYGDGDGDEEGEDDDIFGSQLLDTDYAILSPPPLLFDYPHGSISKV comes from the coding sequence ATGGATCACCGGAAGCAGCAGCGGAGCGGCGGCAGCGCGGCCAAGAACGGCGGCGGCAAGGGGAGCGGCAAGGCGGGGGGCGGGGGCAAGAAGCCGATCAAGGTGGTGTACATCTCCAACCCCATGAGGGTCAAGACCAACGCCGCGGGCTTCCGCGCCCTCGTCCAGCAgctcaccggccgccacgccgaccCCTCCAAGTACAGCGCCGACGACGAGTACGCTGCCGCGCAGGCGCAGCAGGAGCTCAGCCCCGAGGGGAGCGCGGTTGCCTCCACGCTGGACGCGGTTGCCCCCGGCCCCGCCGCCCCGCCGGAATTCGCCGCGGGGGcgtacggcgacggcgacggcgacgaggaGGGGGAGGACGACGACATCTTCGGCTCGCAGCTGCTGGACACGGACTACGCCATCCTCTCGCCGCCGCCACTGCTCTTCGACTACCCGCACGGCAGCATCAGCAAGGTGTAG